A single window of Nicotiana sylvestris chromosome 3, ASM39365v2, whole genome shotgun sequence DNA harbors:
- the LOC104237048 gene encoding uncharacterized protein, whose amino-acid sequence MFTESQTKKVNVVEDVQPSSSEDYVANYVNNSQRGYQRQQYQGQGQQNQWRPNPQGKGNQQWQNDQGGSNKGNWNNNNNFSNRSSNPYVPPKGQYSNQGSSSDSKLESMLERVLQNQEKSDTSMRNMIELVGSHTASIPILEMQMRDISREQNPKQKGTLPSDTIANLKGSGSGPTSHIMAITTRSGKVLQGDSEQVVEVEESEQEVEVEETSVVEVEKVPEELKVQEVNREEVKEKVKETPKTLPPIPRPPPPFPQRHARKVDDSKLKRFYDILKKLSVNIPFVEAFQEIPGFAKYLKDLITKKRTTKNEVVNVTHRQGYEYESISVIDVVDEVEDVVEMKIEEQCLSEALVAILAEQLLDVLKKHSLMLFGLCNAPATFQKCMMSIFSDMVEDFLEFFMDDFSVVGDSFEHCLNNLRQVLKRCEETNIVLNWEKCHFMVDEVIVLGHKISKHGIEVDREKIEIIFKLHPPTSVKGVRSFLVHAGFYRRFIKVFSKIANPMCKLLEKDATFVFDKKCLKAFEELKQNLTMELISVTPDWSLPFELICDASGVADGAVLGQRHNKAYLLGSKVIVYTDHAALRYLMAKKDAKPRLIQWVLLLQEFDFKVKDRKGIENQVADHLSRLEEAGRPKEDLKINDAFPDEHILALSNTFSPWYADIANYLVRDLILDGLEAYQKKKFLRDCQQYYWEEPFLFRVCADNIIRRCVLKEEIIPILKA is encoded by the exons ATGTTTACTGAAAGCCAAACGAAGAAGGTAAATGTGGTGGAAGATGTACAACCATCATCAAGTGAAGATTATGTGGCCaactatgtcaacaactctcaaAGAGGCTATCAAAGGCAGCAATACCAAGGtcaaggacaacaaaatcaatggaggccTAACCCGCAAGGGAAAGGCAACCAACAGTGGCAAAATGACCAAGGTGGCTCAAATAAAggaaattggaataacaacaacaacttctcaaatcggagttcaaacccttatgttcctccaaagggtcaatattcaaatcaaggttcctcaagtgattccaagttggaaagcatgcttgaacgagtattgcaaaatcaagagaAGTCCGACACTTCTATGAGAAATATGATCGAGCTTGTTGGCTCTCATACCGCATCCATTCCAATATtagagatgcaaatgagagaTATCTCTAGGGAACAAAATCCAAAGCAAAAGGGAACACTTCCTAGTGACACAATTGCAAACCTAAAGGGTAGTGGGAGTGGCCCAACTTCTCATATCATGGCAATTACTACTCGGAGTGGGAAAGTACTACAAGGAGATAGTGAACAAGTGGTTGAAGTAGAAGAGTCAGAACAAGAGGTTGAGGTTGAAGAGACAAGTGttgttgaagttgaaaaggttccaGAAGAGTTGAAAGTGCAAGAAGTAAATCGGGAAgaggtaaaggaaaaggtaaaagagacaccaaaaactctaccacctattcctagacctccccctccattccctcaaagacatgctaggaaggttgatgatagcaaactcAAAAGGTTCTATGACATTCTCAAGAAGTTATCGGTGAATAttccatttgtggaagcatttcaagagattccgggttttgctaaatatttgaaagacttgattaccaagaagagaaccaccaagaatgaagtggtgaatgtgactcacCGG CAAGGGTATGAATATGAAAGCATCTcagtgattgatgttgttgatgaAGTGGAAGATGTAGTTGAAATGAAGATTGAAGAACAATGCCTCAGTGAGGCGTTGGTGGCTATTTTG GCAGAACAATTGTTGGATGTCTTGAAGAAGCATAG CTTGATGCTGTTTGGTTTGTGCAACGCTCCGGCTACTTTTCAAAAATGCATGATGTCCATCTTCTCAGATATGGTGGAGGATTTTCTAGAGTTTTTCATGGACGACTTTTCGGTGGTAGGTGACTCTTTTGAGCATTGTCTTAACAATCTTAGACAAGTGCTCAAGAGATGTGAGGAGACCAACATTGTGCTTaactgggagaaatgccacttcatggtagaTGAAGTCATTGTcttggggcataaaatttcaaaacatggcatAGAGGTTGACCGGGAAAAGATCGAGATCATTTTCAAGCTTCATCCACCTACTTCAGTTAAAGGTGTCCGAAGTTTCTTGGTGCATGCCGGATTCTATAGGCGTTTCATCAAAGTTTtttccaaaattgcaaatcccatgtgcaaactccttgagaaagatgCAACATTTGTGTTTGACAAGAAGTGCCTCAAAGCCTTTGAGGAATTAAAACAAAATCTCACCATGGAACTTATTAGTGTCACACCCGATTGGTCTCTTCCATTCGAACTCATATGTGATGCCAGTGGTGTAGCTGATGGGGCAGTGCTTGGCCAACGTCACAACAAG GCTTACTTGTTGGGATCCAAGGTGATAGTGTACACAGACCATGCTGCTCTTCGCTATcttatggcaaagaaggatgcaaaGCCTAGGTTGATTCAGTGGGTCCtgttgttgcaagaatttgactttAAAGTCAAAGATCGAAAAGGGAtagaaaatcaagtggcggatcaTTTATCAAGACTTGAAGAAGCAGGGAGACCAAAGGAAGATCTTAAAATCAACGATGCATTCCCGGATGAACACATATTGGCATTATCTAACACTTTTTCTCCTTGGTATGCCGATATTGCTAACTACTTGGTTAGGGACCTTATTCTAGATGGATTGGAAGCTTATCAGAAGAAGAAATTTTTGAGAGATTGTCAGCAATACTATTGGGAAGAACCATTCTTGTTCCGTGTTTGTGCTGAtaacatcatcagaaggtgtgttCTAAAAGAGGAGATTATTCCAATTTTAAAGGCATGA